The Thermosynechococcus sp. HN-54 DNA segment TGGCGATCGTCAAAAATCGAGAAGATGACTATGCCTCAGCCTATCCGACGTCTGCCGACGCGCTCCTTGTGATAAAAGTGGCGAATTCGTCCCTAGAGTACGATCGCACAGTGAAACTATACGCTTGATGCTGAAGCCAAGATTCCCCATTACTGGCTGTTCAATGTCAGCGATCGCACGCTGGAAGTCTATAGCGAACCTGCTGAAATTACACCGCGGCAGGTTAGCTACCTCAGCAAAAGAATTATTCCAACCAAGGGCGTTGTGCAACTGCCGCAGTTCCCTGAACAAGTGCTTGAGCTTGCTTCTATTTTCCCAAATAGTTCACAATGATCAGCAGGCCAACTAAGGTTTGACACTCTTGGGCTTTTCCGCCTCTCACCGAAGCGACTGTTGTGAGCATATTCAATTCTTGCAAAAAGTGCCGTAAGTTTGATTAGCGTCATTTTCTGAAGGATAGAGCATCTATGGCTCTTTTCTTAAATATGGGATACATCAATGGTGACGAAAACCTCTTCATAATGGATTTTGCAGTGTTGAGTCTGTGCTACACCTGTGAAAAGGGCTGTAAAAGAGGTGGCGTACTTTACTATACTAGCCCTCACCTTTTTTGAGCCTCTTGCGTTCCTGTGAAAAGGGGTGTAAACGTAACTCTCTTAAAGGAAATGTAAAACCCTGATCCAAGGGAGATCGCAACTTGAATTCTGAAAAAAATTATGGTTTGCTAAAGATAGACACTCATTCATTACGAGTTCGCTGTCAGGCTTTGGCACTCTTTGATTGAATCGCCAATGAATAGACAGTATTTGATCATTGAAAAGGTAGGTTAAAATGGGACGCAAACAAGTAGAACCCTTGACAGGTGCTGCTTTATTAGAGAAGTACAAACAACTGGAACACCTCAGCCATGAGGAAAAAGCAAAGGCCTGTGGCTACTATACGGTCACCCAAAGTGGTAAGGAGCGCATCAGCAAACTGAAGTTTAATAAGGCACTTCTTGAAGCCTTGGGTATGAATATTGATACTAAGTCAGGACGTGGTGGCAGCCGAGGCGGTCGCAGTGCCAGTTATCGAATTACGGTACAAGCCAATGGCAATTTGCTCATTGGTTCAGCCTATACCAAGCAAATGAATCTCAAGCCGGGGGATGAGTTTGAAATTACCCTTGGCCGTAAGCACATCCACCTTAAACAAGTGAGCAGCAACGGTCAACCCACCG contains these protein-coding regions:
- a CDS encoding Uma2 family endonuclease — protein: MRILPKIVGDRATLQCQLPITIAFDSEPEPDVAIVKNREDDYASAYPTSADALLVIKVANSSLEYDRTVKLYA
- a CDS encoding AbrB family transcriptional regulator, whose protein sequence is MGRKQVEPLTGAALLEKYKQLEHLSHEEKAKACGYYTVTQSGKERISKLKFNKALLEALGMNIDTKSGRGGSRGGRSASYRITVQANGNLLIGSAYTKQMNLKPGDEFEITLGRKHIHLKQVSSNGQPTDDED